In one Choloepus didactylus isolate mChoDid1 chromosome 1, mChoDid1.pri, whole genome shotgun sequence genomic region, the following are encoded:
- the LOC119531267 gene encoding olfactory receptor 5K1, with protein sequence MAEENYTIQNEFILTGFTDYPELKTLLFVMFFAIYLITMVGNLGLVTLISKEPRLHTPMYIFLANLALVDSCCACAITPKMLENCFSENRMISLYECMAQFYFLCTVETADCFLLAAMAYDRYVAICSPLQYHTRMSKKLCVQMTTGAFIAGNLHSMIHIGLLFRLTFCGSNHINHFYCDILPLYRLSYVDPYVNELALFVFSGSIQVFTIGSVLISYLYILFTIFKMKSKEGRFKAFSTCASHFVSVSLFYGSLFFMYIRPNLLEEGDKDIPAAILFTIVVPLLNPFIYSLRNKEVISVLRKILKIKS encoded by the coding sequence ATGGCTGAAGAAAATTATACCATACAAAACGAGTTTATCCTCACAGGATTTACAGATTACCCAGAGCTGAAGACTTTACTGTTTGTGATGTTCTTTGCCATCTATCTGATCACCATGGTAGGGAATCTGGGCCTGGTGACACTGATTTCAAAAGAGCCTCGTCTTCACACACCAATGTACATCTTTCTGGCCAACCTGGCTCTTGTGGATTCTTGCTGTGCCTGTGCCATTACCCCTAAAATGTTAGAGAACTGCTTTTCTGAGAACAGGATGATTTCTCTCTATGAATGCATggcacaattttattttctttgcactGTTGAAACTGCAGACTGCTTTCTCTTGGCAGCAATGGCCTATGACCGGTATGTGGCAATATGCAGCCCACTGCAGTACCACACAAGGATGTCAAAGAAACTCTGCGTTCAGATGACCACGGGGGCCTTCATAGCTGGAAACTTGCATTCCATGATTCATATAGGGCTTCTATTTAGATTAACTTTCTGTGGATCTAATCACATCAACCACTTTTATTGTGATATTCTTCCTTTATACAGACTCTCCTATGTTGATCCTTATGTCAACGAACTGGCACTATTTGTCTTTTCAGGGTCAATTCAGGTCTTCACTATAGGTAGTGTCTTAATATCTTATCTCTACattctttttactattttcaaaatgaaatccaaagaGGGAAGATTCAAAGCCTTTTCTACCTGTGCATCTCATTTTGTGTCTGTCTCATTATTCTATGGATCACTCTTCTTCATGTATATTAGACCAAATTTGCTTGAAGAGGGGGATAAAGATATACCAGCAGCTATTTTGTTTACAATAGTAGTTCCCTTACTAAATCCCTTTATTTATAGCCTGAGAAATAAGGAAGTAATAAGTGTCTTAAGAAAAATTCTGAAGATAAAatcttaa